A DNA window from Candidatus Saccharibacteria bacterium oral taxon 955 contains the following coding sequences:
- a CDS encoding FtsW/RodA/SpoVE family cell cycle protein, which yields MSVARRRDGHSTFLQGSTDVANQRRHRPDYRIVLFMGILMLLGLVVMYAIGPERANLLNRIYNTNTYTENFFVIKQVVSLAIALLAFIFMSTVPFTKLRKYGFQLVCVGLALSFLLFLLGNVAHIVPSTLGAYRWFQVGSLSFQPAEVLKLSLLIYTAAFLGKRYSEGKIDDKSATLYPILGLSGLALFIVVVIQKDMGTGLAIFSMLATMFIVSTMNWKILLKIAVVCVVLGIIALVTSPHRMERLTTFIGGDSASMTAANESDNNYHIKNAKIALGTGGLFGRGIGKSIQATGYLPEAINDSIFAIMGEIFGFIGTTIIIGLFSALLLRLLKISDRLPDMSMRLAVAGVFGWLVAHVAMNIASMIGITPLTGITLPLLSFGGTSMIFMCAALGLAFQLSRYTSHRPVQLKEATHESTSSRWGVGGSRYARRRRSTGN from the coding sequence GTGAGTGTTGCGCGTCGACGAGATGGGCATTCAACTTTTTTGCAGGGCTCTACTGATGTCGCTAATCAGCGTAGGCATCGACCTGATTATAGAATAGTTTTGTTTATGGGTATTCTCATGCTACTTGGCTTGGTCGTTATGTATGCGATCGGGCCAGAGCGAGCTAATCTTTTGAATCGAATTTATAACACAAATACCTATACTGAGAATTTTTTTGTGATCAAACAAGTGGTTAGCCTAGCAATAGCGCTTCTGGCATTTATTTTCATGTCAACTGTACCATTTACGAAACTCCGCAAATATGGCTTTCAGCTAGTATGCGTTGGTCTTGCGCTGTCATTTCTGTTGTTTTTGCTTGGTAATGTTGCGCACATCGTGCCGTCAACGCTCGGGGCATATCGGTGGTTCCAGGTGGGTAGCCTAAGCTTTCAGCCGGCAGAAGTTTTGAAGCTGTCGTTATTGATTTATACGGCGGCATTTTTAGGTAAGCGATATTCTGAGGGCAAGATAGACGATAAGTCGGCAACTTTGTATCCTATTTTGGGTCTATCTGGTTTGGCATTATTTATCGTAGTTGTTATCCAAAAAGACATGGGTACGGGGCTGGCAATTTTTTCGATGCTTGCAACGATGTTTATCGTTAGTACGATGAACTGGAAAATATTATTGAAAATTGCAGTTGTATGTGTAGTGCTCGGCATAATTGCGCTTGTTACGTCACCACACCGTATGGAGAGATTGACGACTTTTATAGGTGGTGATAGCGCCTCGATGACTGCTGCCAATGAGTCAGATAACAATTATCATATCAAAAATGCAAAGATTGCCCTCGGTACGGGCGGGTTGTTTGGTCGAGGGATCGGAAAGAGTATCCAAGCTACGGGATACCTACCAGAAGCGATTAATGACTCGATTTTTGCTATCATGGGGGAAATCTTTGGGTTTATTGGTACAACGATTATCATAGGCTTGTTTAGCGCATTGTTGCTTCGCTTGCTCAAAATATCTGACCGCTTGCCTGACATGTCGATGCGTCTAGCTGTGGCGGGCGTATTTGGGTGGCTTGTGGCTCATGTCGCCATGAATATTGCGTCAATGATAGGTATTACGCCACTAACAGGAATTACGCTACCATTGCTCAGTTTTGGCGGGACAAGTATGATATTTATGTGTGCTGCGCTTGGTCTTGCGTTTCAGCTGTCACGCTACACCAGTCATAGACCTGTTCAACTAAAGGAGGCTACTCATGAAAGTACTAGCAGCCGGTGGGGGGTCGGGGGGTCACGTTACGCCCGTCGTCGCCGTTCTACGGGAAATTAA